From a single Asticcacaulis sp. MM231 genomic region:
- a CDS encoding HAMP domain-containing methyl-accepting chemotaxis protein has translation MMHDAMRADVLAALVAQHRGAEAELSRAQQDFQAHAAKFGDNLKQNQAEALPSDLKVRFDTALKSLNDYRSAGEAIITSVAKAPPGPGTSVDTALFEQQFSAMEDSNEALSEQIAVWMTATEARAAEDEGRIGALVILLSVLAVASVVATSVFLWRDVLRPLAGLSQGIARIAGGDTDVDVPFAARRDEIGILARATETLRGTAKQAFLVNNMVQAMPTPVMAVDVHNDFTISYVNAATQGLLDRLKGHFPSYDGTLVGRSIDMFHKTPEHQRRLLANADNLPHRARIRLGEESIDLQISAVQDHRGEYAGAMLLWDIVTDQAQLSQEFEVRVQDVVAGLAASAVDMSQIAETVSGELKKSADLAVSASSAASQTTSSVQTVAAAAEEMVASIREISEQVQTANRLVSELFQKVMDADLVAQKLSGASDRVTEVTTVIGDISSQINLLALNATIELARAGEAGRGFAVVAGEVKSLANQTHRSIGEINVVIDDMRVATRDIISVLADIRTAVDAITSATTSVAAAVEEQTVTTQDIARNMAFAADGTRMISENLEKVSSFTSHSEEASAHLLGSSQSVSHQADALSGRVADFLNRLNRAS, from the coding sequence ATGATGCACGACGCCATGCGCGCAGATGTGTTGGCGGCTTTGGTCGCGCAGCACCGTGGCGCGGAGGCTGAGTTATCTCGTGCGCAGCAGGACTTTCAGGCCCACGCCGCTAAGTTTGGCGACAACCTGAAGCAGAATCAGGCCGAAGCCTTGCCAAGCGATCTCAAGGTGCGCTTTGACACGGCTCTAAAGAGTTTGAACGACTATCGCTCTGCCGGCGAGGCTATAATTACGTCGGTCGCGAAAGCGCCACCAGGGCCCGGGACATCTGTCGACACGGCGCTTTTTGAGCAGCAGTTTTCGGCTATGGAAGACAGCAACGAGGCCTTATCCGAGCAGATTGCGGTCTGGATGACAGCTACGGAGGCGCGGGCCGCTGAGGACGAAGGCCGTATAGGCGCCCTGGTCATTCTTTTGTCGGTCCTGGCCGTGGCCAGCGTGGTCGCCACAAGCGTCTTCCTGTGGCGGGATGTCCTGCGTCCATTAGCCGGCTTGTCGCAGGGTATTGCCCGCATTGCGGGGGGCGACACCGATGTTGACGTGCCTTTTGCAGCCCGCCGGGACGAAATCGGTATACTGGCCCGCGCGACCGAAACGCTTAGGGGGACGGCAAAACAAGCCTTTCTCGTCAATAATATGGTTCAGGCCATGCCGACCCCGGTGATGGCTGTTGATGTGCATAATGATTTCACGATCAGCTATGTTAATGCGGCAACCCAGGGTCTGCTGGATCGCTTGAAGGGGCATTTTCCCTCTTATGATGGCACCTTGGTCGGTCGTTCAATTGATATGTTCCACAAGACCCCAGAACACCAGCGACGTTTGTTGGCGAATGCAGACAACCTTCCACACCGGGCGCGTATTCGACTGGGTGAGGAGAGCATCGACCTGCAGATCTCAGCCGTGCAGGATCATAGAGGCGAGTATGCTGGCGCTATGCTGTTGTGGGATATCGTGACCGACCAGGCGCAACTCAGTCAGGAGTTTGAGGTTAGGGTTCAGGATGTGGTTGCCGGTCTGGCGGCCTCAGCCGTAGACATGTCTCAGATCGCTGAAACGGTCTCTGGGGAACTTAAAAAAAGTGCAGATCTGGCGGTTTCAGCCTCTTCGGCAGCAAGTCAGACCACCTCCAGCGTCCAGACCGTTGCGGCGGCGGCTGAGGAAATGGTCGCTTCCATCCGCGAAATTTCCGAACAGGTGCAGACAGCCAACCGGCTGGTGTCGGAGTTGTTTCAAAAAGTTATGGATGCCGATCTGGTCGCGCAAAAACTATCCGGCGCGTCAGACAGGGTAACCGAGGTGACGACGGTGATCGGCGACATTTCAAGCCAGATAAACCTCCTTGCCCTCAATGCGACGATTGAGTTGGCTCGGGCAGGGGAGGCGGGGCGTGGCTTTGCCGTGGTCGCAGGGGAAGTCAAAAGCCTTGCGAACCAGACCCATCGATCTATCGGTGAGATCAATGTGGTGATCGATGACATGCGGGTCGCTACCAGGGACATTATCAGCGTGCTTGCGGATATCCGGACGGCCGTTGATGCCATCACCAGCGCGACCACCTCAGTGGCGGCGGCGGTTGAAGAGCAGACCGTAACCACTCAGGATATCGCCCGCAATATGGCCTTTGCCGCCGATGGCACCCGTATGATCAGCGAAAATCTTGAAAAGGTTTCGTCATTCACATCCCATAGCGAAGAAGCATCGGCGCACCTGCTTGGTTCGTCTCAGTCCGTCTCGCATCAGGCCGACGCTTTAAGTGGCCGCGTAGCGGATTTTCTTAACCGGTTGAACCGGGCTTCGTAA
- a CDS encoding DUF4336 domain-containing protein, with protein sequence MLVPFGDEIWIADGTNVQGLLGFHFPTRMAVIRLCSGDLFIWSPVALSEDLRIAVNALGRVRHLVAPNTLHHLFISDWAQAYPDAQVHGAPGVTRIIKTVPVDNELGNTPSPAWLEEIDQVIMEGNRITREVVFFHRSSSTALFTDLLQQYPASWFTGWRALIAEWDGLLGSEPGVPRKFRSAFNNRRAARTALKHILSWPTTKVLMAHGEPITKDGRDFLIRAFRWLKS encoded by the coding sequence ATGTTGGTTCCATTCGGCGACGAAATATGGATTGCAGACGGCACAAATGTCCAAGGTTTGTTGGGTTTCCATTTTCCGACGCGCATGGCAGTCATAAGGCTTTGCAGCGGAGATTTGTTCATATGGTCGCCGGTTGCGCTATCCGAAGACTTACGTATCGCCGTGAATGCGCTCGGTCGCGTCCGCCACCTGGTCGCGCCAAACACACTTCATCACCTATTTATCTCCGATTGGGCGCAGGCATACCCGGACGCCCAGGTTCATGGCGCGCCCGGTGTTACAAGGATAATCAAGACCGTACCTGTTGACAATGAACTGGGGAATACGCCGTCGCCAGCCTGGTTAGAGGAGATCGACCAGGTGATCATGGAAGGCAACAGGATTACACGCGAGGTCGTTTTTTTTCATCGCTCCAGTTCGACGGCGCTATTCACGGATCTCCTTCAACAATATCCGGCCAGTTGGTTCACGGGCTGGAGAGCACTCATCGCGGAATGGGACGGGTTGCTCGGTTCTGAACCTGGCGTGCCACGTAAATTCCGCTCAGCCTTTAATAACCGCAGGGCCGCGCGGACCGCGCTCAAACACATTTTAAGCTGGCCGACGACGAAGGTGCTCATGGCGCATGGCGAACCTATCACAAAAGATGGGCGCGATTTCCTGATCCGCGCTTTTCGCTGGTTGAAGAGCTGA
- a CDS encoding sigma-70 region 4 domain-containing protein, which yields MKRKPDKRLVDELPDVEVPAGGFGQRELAVIEKLFRPDMPDGELINLYFLMHDWTMDSKWVFGARFKQIEDVLIARMCGREPEAGEVRDLPGFDPEDYREATEFVCSGEFTDWQILELYAIAQTNLTDDEIGHRWQAILDLCRAQILRRIKTTRAAATRRADDETAPRAGRTPAEIEARHAANEKYGERIRTWRGKVGMYERGLGAALCLTEKDIIEAEEGNPAIDPRMMLLPLILADDYCQAYEDAHRSSAATYVTQFYEASRRMTPKVRAIWLLHHVDGLTVAEIAEWQGISISMVSQRLREAERDVARYGPQPPKPTARKLRGPRQ from the coding sequence ATGAAACGGAAGCCTGACAAGCGACTGGTGGACGAATTGCCGGATGTCGAAGTCCCGGCCGGCGGATTTGGCCAGCGCGAACTTGCTGTCATCGAAAAGTTGTTCCGCCCGGATATGCCCGATGGGGAACTGATAAATCTATACTTCCTGATGCACGACTGGACAATGGATAGCAAGTGGGTGTTCGGGGCGCGGTTCAAGCAGATCGAGGATGTGCTTATCGCTCGAATGTGCGGGCGCGAGCCTGAGGCCGGGGAGGTTCGAGACCTTCCCGGCTTCGACCCGGAGGACTACCGTGAAGCCACCGAGTTCGTTTGTAGCGGCGAGTTCACAGACTGGCAGATACTTGAACTCTATGCCATCGCCCAAACCAACCTGACGGATGATGAGATCGGCCATAGGTGGCAAGCCATTCTCGATCTGTGCCGGGCGCAAATTCTTCGCCGCATCAAAACTACCCGCGCGGCCGCGACCCGTCGAGCTGACGATGAAACAGCGCCCCGCGCCGGTCGAACGCCTGCCGAAATCGAAGCTCGACATGCCGCCAACGAGAAATACGGCGAACGTATCAGGACATGGCGGGGAAAAGTTGGCATGTACGAGCGGGGTTTGGGCGCCGCGCTTTGCCTGACAGAAAAGGACATCATAGAGGCGGAGGAGGGAAACCCAGCAATTGATCCTCGGATGATGCTCCTGCCTTTGATACTCGCGGACGATTATTGCCAGGCGTATGAGGATGCGCATCGTTCTAGTGCGGCGACCTATGTGACGCAGTTCTACGAAGCGAGCAGGCGAATGACGCCGAAGGTGCGGGCGATATGGCTGCTCCACCATGTCGATGGTCTGACGGTTGCCGAGATCGCCGAGTGGCAGGGTATCAGTATATCCATGGTCAGCCAGCGCCTGCGGGAGGCTGAGAGGGACGTGGCGCGGTATGGCCCCCAGCCGCCCAAGCCAACAGCACGCAAGCTGCGTGGGCCAAGGCAATGA
- a CDS encoding PAS domain-containing methyl-accepting chemotaxis protein, giving the protein MFDFINDLKAIVAAIDASQAVIEFTPDGRVIKANANFLQVMGYSFDEIVGKHHEIFCDQAFVSSDVYRQFWRNLSSGTFQSGAFKRVGRGGRVVWLQATYNPIIDRKGRVCKVIKFAADITETKLRELDSIGKMAAIDRAQAVIEFSPDGTVLAANENFLDVLGYRLDEIKGHHHQMFCDPTYVASPDYKRFWSRLAAGEFIADEFRRIGKGGKIAYIQASYNPIFDDTGAVIKVVKFATDVTPGVERRLANDTIGRAIDGQLGDVLSQMDGANQMASGASSASTETSAMVNAVAAAAEELSASVREIAESMTAAKSGVESVFRHAETANGSAASLATSAESMNSVVTFIQDIASQINLLALNATIELARAGEAGKGFAVVASEVKSLANQASTSTKTIGDEIARIQSISGEVAAALNLISELSDPRA; this is encoded by the coding sequence ATGTTTGATTTTATCAATGACCTTAAGGCTATCGTAGCCGCTATCGACGCCTCGCAAGCGGTCATCGAGTTCACGCCAGACGGGCGTGTGATCAAAGCCAATGCCAACTTTCTCCAGGTTATGGGGTATAGCTTCGATGAGATTGTCGGCAAGCACCATGAAATCTTCTGCGACCAGGCTTTTGTCAGCAGCGACGTCTATCGGCAGTTCTGGCGGAACCTGTCGTCCGGGACGTTTCAATCGGGCGCCTTTAAGCGCGTGGGCCGTGGCGGACGTGTCGTTTGGCTGCAGGCGACCTACAATCCGATCATCGATCGCAAGGGCCGGGTATGTAAGGTTATCAAATTTGCTGCCGACATTACGGAGACGAAGCTGCGGGAACTGGATTCAATCGGCAAGATGGCGGCCATTGACCGCGCTCAAGCCGTCATCGAATTCAGCCCGGATGGAACAGTCCTTGCCGCGAATGAAAACTTTCTGGACGTCCTTGGATATCGTCTGGATGAGATCAAGGGCCATCACCACCAGATGTTCTGCGACCCGACCTATGTGGCCTCTCCAGACTATAAGCGTTTCTGGTCGAGGTTAGCGGCAGGCGAGTTCATTGCCGACGAATTCCGCCGGATCGGCAAAGGCGGTAAGATCGCTTATATCCAGGCGTCCTATAACCCGATTTTCGACGACACGGGCGCCGTCATCAAGGTGGTGAAATTCGCGACCGACGTCACCCCCGGTGTTGAGCGTAGGTTGGCCAATGACACGATCGGTCGGGCCATCGACGGTCAGCTTGGCGATGTGCTCTCCCAGATGGATGGCGCTAATCAAATGGCCTCTGGCGCGTCGAGCGCGTCGACCGAAACCAGCGCCATGGTCAATGCCGTCGCGGCGGCGGCCGAGGAGCTTAGTGCGAGTGTTCGTGAAATCGCCGAAAGCATGACGGCGGCGAAGTCAGGTGTTGAGAGCGTGTTCCGCCATGCTGAGACGGCCAACGGCTCTGCCGCCAGCCTGGCGACATCGGCCGAGTCCATGAACAGTGTAGTGACGTTCATTCAGGACATCGCCTCCCAGATAAATCTCCTGGCGCTGAACGCAACCATAGAGTTGGCCCGCGCCGGAGAAGCCGGTAAAGGCTTTGCGGTTGTGGCCTCCGAGGTCAAGTCACTAGCCAATCAGGCGTCGACCTCTACCAAGACCATTGGCGACGAAATTGCCAGGATCCAATCGATCAGTGGTGAGGTGGCGGCCGCCCTCAACCTCATTTCAGAACTCTCTGACCCACGTGCTTGA
- the rpsL gene encoding 30S ribosomal protein S12 translates to MPTVNQLIRKPRQPKPKRNKVPALKGCPQRRGVCTRVYTTTPKKPNSALRKVAKVRLTSGIEAVCYIPGEGHNLQEHSVVLIRGGRVKDLPGVRYHILRGVLDTQGVKNRKQRRSHYGAKRPK, encoded by the coding sequence ATGCCCACAGTTAACCAGCTTATCCGTAAGCCACGCCAGCCCAAGCCCAAGCGCAACAAGGTGCCCGCCCTTAAGGGTTGCCCGCAGCGTCGCGGCGTTTGCACGCGCGTCTACACCACCACGCCTAAGAAGCCGAACTCCGCTCTGCGTAAGGTCGCCAAGGTTCGCCTGACGTCCGGCATCGAAGCCGTTTGCTACATCCCCGGCGAAGGTCACAACCTGCAAGAACACTCCGTGGTGCTGATCCGTGGCGGCCGCGTCAAGGATTTGCCCGGCGTCCGTTATCACATCCTGCGCGGCGTCCTCGATACGCAAGGCGTCAAGAACCGTAAGCAACGTCGTTCGCACTACGGCGCGAAGCGTCCTAAGTAA
- the rpsG gene encoding 30S ribosomal protein S7, whose amino-acid sequence MSRRHRAEKRDVLPDPKFGDLIVTKFMNYVMYEGKKAVAENIIYGAFDILEAKKKDATAVETFHTALDNVAPSIEVRSRRVGGATYQVPVEVRPDRRRALAIRWLVNAARKRGENTMTEKLAAELLDAANNRGTAVKKREDTHKMAEANRAFSHYRW is encoded by the coding sequence ATGTCACGTCGTCACCGCGCTGAGAAGCGCGACGTTCTCCCGGACCCCAAGTTCGGCGATCTGATCGTCACCAAGTTCATGAACTACGTCATGTACGAAGGCAAAAAAGCTGTTGCTGAAAACATCATCTACGGCGCCTTCGACATCCTGGAAGCCAAGAAGAAGGACGCGACCGCTGTCGAGACCTTCCACACGGCCCTCGATAACGTTGCCCCTTCGATCGAAGTGCGTTCGCGCCGCGTCGGCGGTGCCACCTATCAGGTTCCGGTCGAAGTTCGCCCCGATCGCCGTCGTGCGCTCGCCATCCGCTGGCTGGTGAACGCCGCCCGCAAGCGTGGCGAAAATACCATGACCGAAAAGCTGGCCGCCGAACTGCTCGACGCCGCCAACAACCGCGGTACGGCCGTCAAGAAGCGTGAAGACACGCACAAGATGGCTGAAGCCAACCGCGCGTTCTCGCACTACCGCTGGTAG
- a CDS encoding sigma factor-like helix-turn-helix DNA-binding protein gives MKPAGPDYAASIRRYRHRFLEDALCGWCVFRFTLFREGRPRFHPPIPKAYEVRRLQRAIHQAQMEETIRAEKLRWISIIARMPITLRAVLFFRRWDNLNYAEIEARTGIPAFLVQRLIVRAYVLLVYYEMASE, from the coding sequence ATGAAGCCGGCAGGCCCGGATTACGCTGCGTCAATTAGACGATACCGCCATCGGTTCCTGGAAGACGCGCTTTGCGGCTGGTGCGTCTTCAGGTTCACGCTCTTTAGGGAAGGCAGGCCTCGCTTTCATCCGCCCATTCCAAAGGCCTATGAGGTGAGGCGTCTTCAACGTGCGATCCACCAGGCCCAGATGGAAGAGACAATACGCGCCGAAAAGCTACGCTGGATTTCCATCATCGCCAGGATGCCGATTACGCTGCGCGCCGTCCTATTTTTCCGAAGATGGGACAATTTAAATTACGCAGAAATCGAGGCGCGAACGGGCATTCCGGCCTTCCTTGTGCAACGCCTCATCGTGCGCGCGTATGTGCTCTTAGTTTATTATGAAATGGCCTCCGAATAA
- a CDS encoding TetR/AcrR family transcriptional regulator, with translation MRPNRTERSRHLILNAADAIFREMDVASATVEDIAQRAGLTRKTVYNLFASKEDIAFQLIAQVEANNSAYRTLIAENTDVRGLLEKVLLDSAGWCLANPSLARLALSPLNRPTLEPPIDRPSFQKLVRDILRLGQDQGVIRRDDDANFMSLVLLGIYGQAMLTALSGSAFSDNDIHHILRLVLEGIGTSPDDRR, from the coding sequence ATGAGGCCCAATCGAACAGAACGCTCCAGACATCTTATTCTGAACGCGGCGGATGCTATCTTTCGGGAGATGGATGTCGCGTCTGCTACTGTCGAGGACATAGCGCAGCGCGCCGGCCTAACACGGAAGACAGTTTACAACCTTTTCGCTTCCAAAGAGGACATCGCGTTTCAACTCATTGCGCAGGTCGAAGCCAACAATTCGGCCTATCGCACCCTCATCGCAGAAAACACGGATGTGAGGGGGCTGCTGGAGAAGGTCTTGCTTGACAGTGCCGGTTGGTGCCTGGCGAATCCGTCCCTTGCCCGCCTGGCGTTATCGCCGCTTAATCGGCCTACGCTTGAGCCACCGATCGATCGGCCCTCATTTCAAAAGCTTGTCCGGGACATTTTACGGCTAGGCCAGGATCAGGGCGTCATTCGTCGCGACGACGATGCCAATTTCATGTCTCTGGTACTCCTCGGGATCTATGGTCAGGCTATGCTGACGGCTCTTTCCGGCTCAGCGTTTAGCGACAACGATATTCACCATATCCTTCGTCTTGTTCTCGAAGGCATAGGCACCTCACCCGACGATCGGAGATGA
- a CDS encoding helix-turn-helix transcriptional regulator — protein sequence MRIRNVVRPTAGACVIINGRNAVDIRLGELMKQRRKHLGLTKSGLAAQLALTKDDIRKYERGEIPFRADMLAVLPIALRVRVPFFIDPISGMVRKGGVVRP from the coding sequence ATGCGTATCCGTAATGTAGTGCGCCCGACTGCCGGCGCTTGTGTAATAATAAACGGCCGTAATGCCGTCGATATCCGCCTTGGCGAGCTGATGAAGCAACGCCGTAAGCATTTGGGTCTCACCAAGAGCGGGCTTGCTGCTCAACTGGCGCTGACCAAGGACGACATCCGTAAATACGAGCGCGGCGAAATCCCGTTCCGTGCCGATATGCTAGCGGTGCTTCCAATCGCGCTCAGGGTCCGCGTCCCATTCTTCATCGACCCGATTTCCGGCATGGTCCGGAAGGGTGGGGTGGTGCGGCCATGA
- a CDS encoding type IV secretory system conjugative DNA transfer family protein has translation MVLRDGGFGVLQVFGVNDHESARLISDLLGQSTVVFQTMSRNQNSQESGITYGEQHTGRPLLTPDEVRRLPPESELLFLAGQAPHIAYKLKYYADSEFTGRFDPV, from the coding sequence ATGGTACTCCGCGACGGCGGCTTCGGCGTCCTCCAGGTCTTCGGCGTCAATGATCATGAAAGTGCGCGGCTGATTTCTGATCTGTTGGGCCAGAGCACGGTCGTCTTCCAGACCATGAGCCGCAACCAGAACTCCCAGGAGTCAGGCATCACCTATGGCGAGCAACATACCGGCCGGCCGCTATTGACCCCGGATGAGGTACGGCGCCTGCCCCCGGAATCGGAATTGTTGTTCCTGGCCGGGCAAGCGCCGCACATCGCATACAAACTCAAGTACTACGCCGATTCTGAGTTCACAGGCCGGTTTGATCCGGTCTAA
- the fusA gene encoding elongation factor G — translation MPRSHKIEDYRNFGIMAHIDAGKTTTTERILYYTGKSHKIGEVHDGAATMDWMEQEQERGITITSAATTTFWQDKRLNIIDTPGHVDFTIEVERNLRVLDGAVAVLDGNAGVEPQTETVWRQADKYSVPRIVFVNKMDKIGADFDASVQSIRDRLGAKAVPIQFPIGSENTLSGLVDLVRMKAVVWDNDALGANYRDMEIPADLLEKAKEARQYLIDNAVECDDEAMEAYLEGNEPSEAVLKKCIRKAVLNATFYPILCGSAFKNKGVQTLLDAVVDYLPSPIDVPPTVGIDYKTEEPITRKASDEEPLAMLAFKIMDDPFVGSLTFCRLYSGKMETGMGLLNTTRDKKERVGRMLLMHSNDRQDIKEAYAGDIVALAGLKDTRTGDTLCDPMKSPVILERMEFPAPVIEIAVEPKSKADQEKLGVALAKLASEDPSFTVSTDHELGQTILKGMGELHLDIKIDILKRTYKVEANIGAPQVAYRESITRTAEIDYTHKKQTGGTGQFARVMITFEPGEPGSGFVFESAIVGGAVPKEYIPGVQKGLESVKDNGLLAGFPLIDFKATLTDGKFHDVDSSVLAFEIASRAAFKELREKGGPKLLEPIMKVEVVTPEEYLGSVIGDLNGRRGMIQGQDMRGNAIVVDAFVPLANMFGYVNTLRGMSQGRAQFSMTYDHYEPVPQHVADEVIKKFA, via the coding sequence ATGCCCCGCAGTCATAAGATTGAAGACTATCGTAACTTCGGCATCATGGCCCACATTGATGCCGGCAAGACGACGACCACAGAACGGATTCTGTATTACACCGGCAAGAGCCACAAGATCGGCGAAGTGCACGATGGCGCCGCCACGATGGACTGGATGGAGCAGGAGCAGGAGCGTGGTATCACCATCACGTCCGCCGCGACGACCACGTTCTGGCAGGACAAGCGCCTGAACATCATCGACACCCCGGGCCACGTCGATTTCACCATCGAAGTCGAGCGCAACCTGCGCGTCCTCGATGGCGCTGTCGCCGTTCTCGACGGTAACGCCGGTGTTGAGCCCCAGACCGAAACCGTCTGGCGCCAGGCCGACAAGTACTCCGTGCCGCGCATCGTGTTCGTCAACAAGATGGACAAGATCGGCGCCGATTTCGACGCCTCCGTGCAATCGATCCGTGACCGTCTCGGCGCTAAGGCTGTGCCGATCCAGTTCCCGATCGGTTCGGAAAACACCCTGTCGGGTCTGGTTGACCTGGTGCGCATGAAGGCCGTTGTATGGGACAACGATGCTCTGGGCGCTAACTACCGCGACATGGAGATCCCTGCCGATCTGCTGGAAAAGGCTAAGGAAGCCCGCCAGTATCTGATCGACAACGCCGTTGAATGCGACGACGAGGCGATGGAAGCTTATCTCGAAGGCAACGAGCCTTCGGAAGCCGTGCTGAAGAAGTGCATCCGCAAGGCCGTGCTGAACGCCACCTTCTATCCGATCCTCTGCGGTTCGGCTTTCAAGAACAAGGGCGTTCAAACCCTGCTCGACGCCGTCGTCGATTACCTGCCGTCGCCAATCGACGTGCCGCCGACCGTTGGCATTGACTACAAGACCGAAGAGCCGATCACACGCAAGGCTTCGGACGAAGAGCCGCTCGCCATGCTCGCCTTCAAGATCATGGACGACCCCTTCGTTGGTAGCTTGACCTTCTGTCGTCTCTATTCGGGCAAGATGGAAACCGGCATGGGCCTGCTGAACACCACGCGTGACAAGAAAGAGCGCGTTGGCCGTATGTTGCTTATGCACTCGAACGACCGTCAGGACATCAAGGAAGCCTATGCCGGCGACATCGTCGCTCTGGCCGGCCTCAAGGATACCCGCACCGGTGACACCCTGTGCGATCCGATGAAGTCGCCAGTCATTCTTGAGCGCATGGAATTCCCTGCTCCGGTTATCGAAATCGCAGTTGAGCCCAAGTCGAAGGCCGACCAGGAAAAGCTGGGCGTCGCCCTGGCCAAGCTGGCTTCGGAAGATCCTTCCTTCACCGTTTCGACCGACCACGAGTTGGGCCAGACGATCCTGAAGGGCATGGGCGAACTTCACCTCGACATCAAGATCGACATCCTGAAGCGCACCTACAAGGTGGAAGCCAACATCGGCGCGCCGCAGGTGGCCTATCGTGAATCGATCACCCGCACCGCGGAAATCGACTACACACACAAGAAGCAAACCGGTGGTACGGGCCAGTTCGCCCGCGTCATGATCACCTTTGAACCCGGCGAACCCGGTTCGGGCTTCGTGTTCGAATCCGCCATCGTCGGCGGTGCGGTGCCGAAGGAATACATCCCGGGCGTCCAGAAGGGCCTCGAATCCGTCAAGGATAACGGACTTCTGGCCGGCTTCCCGCTGATCGACTTCAAAGCCACCCTGACGGACGGCAAGTTCCACGACGTCGACTCCTCGGTTCTCGCCTTCGAAATCGCTTCGCGAGCTGCCTTCAAGGAACTGCGTGAAAAGGGCGGCCCCAAGCTGCTCGAGCCGATCATGAAGGTCGAAGTGGTTACGCCGGAAGAATATCTTGGTTCGGTCATCGGCGATCTCAACGGTCGTCGTGGCATGATCCAGGGGCAGGACATGCGCGGTAACGCCATCGTCGTTGACGCCTTCGTACCGCTGGCCAACATGTTCGGTTACGTGAACACCCTGCGGGGCATGTCGCAAGGCCGCGCCCAGTTCTCGATGACCTACGATCACTACGAGCCCGTGCCTCAGCACGTCGCCGACGAAGTGATCAAGAAGTTCGCCTAA
- the tuf gene encoding elongation factor Tu: MAKEKFNRSKPHCNIGTIGHVDHGKTTLTAAITITLAKSGGATAKNYADIDAAPEEKARGITINTAHVEYETANRHYAHVDCPGHADYVKNMITGAAQMDGAILVVSAADGPMPQTREHILLARQVGVPALVVYMNKVDLVDDEELLELVEMEVRELLSSYQFPGDDIPITKGSAKAATDGVNPEIGEQSILALMQTVDEYIPQPERPVDLPFLMPVEDVFSISGRGTVVTGRVERGIVKVGEEVEIVGIRPVQKTTCTGVEMFRKLLDQGQAGDNVGVLLRGTKREDVERGQVLCKPGSITPHTKFVAEAYILTKEEGGRHTPFFTNYRPQFYFRTTDVTGIIRLREGVEMIMPGDNAELDVELITPIAMEEKLRFAIREGGRTVGAGVVAKIVE, encoded by the coding sequence ATGGCCAAGGAAAAATTCAACCGCTCGAAGCCTCACTGTAACATCGGCACCATTGGTCACGTTGACCATGGCAAGACGACTTTGACGGCCGCGATCACGATCACGCTTGCCAAGTCCGGCGGCGCGACGGCAAAGAACTATGCCGACATTGACGCTGCGCCAGAAGAAAAGGCCCGCGGCATCACGATCAACACGGCGCACGTCGAATACGAAACCGCCAACCGCCACTACGCCCACGTCGATTGCCCGGGCCACGCCGACTATGTGAAGAACATGATCACCGGTGCGGCTCAGATGGACGGCGCGATTCTGGTCGTTTCGGCCGCTGACGGCCCGATGCCGCAAACGCGCGAGCACATTCTGCTGGCCCGTCAGGTCGGCGTGCCGGCTCTGGTCGTTTACATGAACAAGGTTGACCTTGTTGACGACGAAGAACTGCTGGAACTGGTTGAAATGGAAGTTCGTGAGCTTCTGTCGTCCTATCAGTTCCCCGGCGACGATATCCCCATCACCAAGGGTTCGGCCAAGGCCGCGACCGATGGCGTGAACCCGGAAATCGGCGAACAGTCGATCCTGGCTCTGATGCAAACGGTTGACGAATACATCCCGCAGCCGGAGCGTCCGGTTGACCTGCCGTTCCTGATGCCGGTCGAAGACGTGTTCTCGATCTCGGGTCGTGGTACGGTTGTGACGGGCCGCGTCGAGCGCGGTATCGTTAAGGTCGGTGAAGAAGTCGAAATCGTCGGCATTCGTCCGGTTCAGAAGACGACCTGCACGGGCGTTGAAATGTTCCGCAAGCTGCTCGACCAGGGTCAAGCTGGTGACAACGTCGGCGTTCTGCTGCGCGGCACCAAGCGTGAAGACGTTGAGCGCGGCCAGGTTCTCTGCAAGCCCGGCTCGATCACGCCGCACACGAAGTTCGTGGCTGAAGCCTACATCCTCACCAAGGAAGAAGGCGGTCGTCACACCCCGTTCTTCACCAACTACCGTCCGCAATTCTACTTCCGTACCACCGACGTGACGGGCATCATCCGCCTGCGCGAAGGCGTGGAAATGATCATGCCTGGCGATAACGCCGAGCTGGACGTTGAACTGATCACCCCGATCGCCATGGAAGAGAAGCTGCGCTTCGCTATCCGTGAAGGTGGCCGCACCGTCGGCGCCGGCGTAGTCGCCAAGATCGTGGAATAG